One genomic window of Candidatus Nitrosopumilus sediminis includes the following:
- a CDS encoding pentapeptide repeat-containing protein has protein sequence MKRSILNLNSNVPLLENYSRMNPSDVFRKRNLSKVNFDYEELVGRDLSDTNMRGVNLKNRDIHNADLSCSDLSESDLSGAILFNVKLRGADMRGVNLSNAKLWDAELYGADLRNANISGADLFYADLRNADLNNANMQGVNLRHANFTGTILTSVNFAGANYDSHTLDTISKEVKIVLQSQGNPW, from the coding sequence TTGAAAAGATCAATTTTAAATCTAAATTCAAATGTACCGCTTTTGGAGAATTATTCTAGGATGAATCCATCAGATGTGTTTAGAAAAAGAAACCTCTCAAAAGTTAATTTTGATTATGAAGAATTAGTTGGAAGGGATTTATCAGATACCAATATGAGAGGAGTGAATCTCAAAAACAGAGATATTCATAATGCTGATTTGAGTTGCTCTGATCTTAGTGAATCGGATTTGAGTGGAGCCATATTGTTTAATGTGAAACTAAGAGGAGCAGACATGCGGGGTGTGAATCTCTCAAATGCAAAACTTTGGGATGCAGAACTGTATGGTGCAGATTTAAGAAATGCAAACATAAGTGGTGCAGATTTGTTTTATGCTGATTTGAGAAATGCTGATTTGAATAATGCAAATATGCAAGGAGTAAATCTGAGACATGCAAATTTTACAGGGACAATACTGACATCAGTAAACTTTGCAGGAGCCAATTATGATTCACATACTTTGGATACAATTTCAAAGGAAGTGAAAATTGTTTTACAAAGCCAAGGAAATCCGTGGTAA
- a CDS encoding matrixin family metalloprotease — translation MAVAIAIFVPTEIWADNDERWEKLSKWQTVKESIIPVLIIRDSVVDQNHVNIVEDVINSKKVKKNGRPLYSGWNEGIKEASKAFDVKIPTLEIRHTLDRSESIVIYLMGKGNKERFDGYTNLYYNGDKEIEKAIISIYNADELNKKQIESIVRHELGHALGLSHTTAKEDLMRPTIDMNHSLISLLDLVALAHMY, via the coding sequence ATGGCAGTGGCGATAGCAATATTCGTCCCTACAGAAATTTGGGCAGATAATGATGAAAGATGGGAAAAATTATCCAAATGGCAAACTGTGAAAGAGAGTATAATTCCAGTTTTAATCATAAGAGATTCAGTAGTTGATCAAAATCATGTGAATATTGTTGAAGATGTAATCAATTCAAAAAAAGTTAAAAAAAATGGCAGACCATTATATTCAGGGTGGAATGAAGGAATTAAAGAAGCCTCAAAAGCATTTGATGTAAAAATTCCAACATTAGAAATCAGACATACATTAGACAGATCAGAATCAATTGTAATCTATCTAATGGGCAAAGGAAACAAAGAGAGATTTGACGGATACACCAACCTATATTATAATGGAGATAAAGAAATCGAAAAAGCAATTATATCAATTTACAATGCAGATGAATTAAACAAGAAGCAGATTGAATCAATTGTTAGACACGAGTTAGGTCACGCACTTGGACTCAGCCACACCACTGCAAAAGAGGACTTGATGAGACCAACCATAGATATGAATCACAGTTTAATTTCATTGTTGGATTTAGTAGCGTTGGCACATATGTACTGA
- the pyrG gene encoding glutamine hydrolyzing CTP synthase, whose amino-acid sequence MIAGLFNYDRQNIQKPDTRFINVQTKFIFVTGGVMSGLGKGVTTSSIAKLLQLADQKVSCVKIDPYLNYDAGTMNPVAHGEVFVTDDGGECDMDIGNYERFLNQNIPKSHNITTAQVYSSVIEAERKGEYLGACVQIIPHITDEIKNRITNIAEDEKLDFLIVECGGTVGDIESLPFLEALRQMRVEEGPENVIFVHVTLAPSLDVVGEQKTKPTQHSVQELRRIGIQPDFLAVRCTLPLEEKTKKKIAMFTNVTPKDVLSCHDAKSIFEVPQMLYDQGIMDSIFTKFGKVGMVNASSNWDKWNEIAQTMVNHENDKVKIAMIGKYVTLPDSYVSVNHALKHAGAAIGKSVDIDWIDSESITDYNILSNYDGILVPGGFGTRGSEGIIQTANYAREKNIPYLGICFGFQLAAIAFGRNVMKLEDANSTEIKADTKNPIVDLLPEQKDVSDMGGSLRLGANDVIIKDNTNAQKIYSALTISKRHRHRYEINKDYIPEFEKKGLIFSAYSDGGKRMEMLEIPSHKFYLGVQFHPEFNSRPGFPEESFSAFLKAASKK is encoded by the coding sequence ATGATAGCAGGGTTATTTAATTATGATCGACAAAACATACAAAAACCAGATACTCGTTTCATTAATGTGCAGACGAAGTTCATTTTTGTCACAGGTGGTGTGATGTCTGGCCTTGGAAAAGGTGTAACTACTTCCTCGATTGCTAAATTATTACAATTAGCAGATCAAAAAGTATCATGTGTCAAAATAGATCCATATCTCAATTATGATGCAGGAACTATGAATCCTGTAGCTCATGGCGAAGTTTTCGTCACCGATGACGGAGGGGAATGTGACATGGATATTGGAAACTATGAAAGATTTCTAAATCAAAACATACCTAAAAGCCACAATATTACCACAGCACAAGTTTATTCATCCGTAATAGAGGCAGAACGAAAAGGGGAGTATCTAGGAGCATGTGTCCAAATCATCCCCCACATTACAGATGAAATCAAAAACAGAATTACAAATATTGCTGAAGATGAAAAATTAGACTTTTTGATTGTAGAATGTGGTGGAACTGTAGGGGATATTGAATCGCTGCCATTCTTAGAAGCATTAAGACAAATGAGAGTTGAAGAAGGACCAGAGAATGTGATTTTTGTACATGTCACGTTGGCACCATCTCTAGATGTAGTAGGAGAACAAAAAACAAAACCAACTCAGCATAGTGTTCAAGAATTAAGAAGAATTGGTATTCAGCCAGACTTTTTGGCAGTAAGATGTACTTTGCCATTAGAAGAAAAAACAAAGAAAAAGATTGCGATGTTTACAAATGTCACTCCAAAAGATGTACTATCATGCCATGATGCAAAATCAATTTTTGAAGTTCCACAGATGCTATACGATCAAGGAATAATGGATTCGATATTTACAAAGTTTGGAAAAGTTGGAATGGTCAATGCATCATCTAATTGGGACAAGTGGAATGAGATTGCTCAAACCATGGTAAATCATGAAAATGATAAAGTCAAGATAGCAATGATTGGAAAATATGTTACGTTACCCGATAGTTATGTGAGCGTGAATCATGCACTAAAGCATGCAGGGGCAGCAATTGGCAAATCAGTGGATATCGATTGGATAGATTCTGAATCAATTACAGATTATAACATTTTATCAAACTATGACGGGATTTTAGTCCCAGGAGGATTTGGCACAAGAGGTTCTGAAGGAATTATTCAGACTGCAAATTATGCTCGTGAAAAAAACATACCATACCTAGGAATTTGTTTTGGATTCCAGTTAGCAGCAATTGCATTTGGAAGAAATGTAATGAAGTTAGAGGATGCAAATTCTACAGAAATTAAAGCAGATACAAAAAATCCAATTGTAGATTTGCTACCAGAACAAAAAGATGTTTCAGATATGGGAGGATCATTGAGATTAGGAGCAAATGATGTAATCATCAAAGACAATACAAATGCCCAAAAAATTTACAGTGCTTTAACAATAAGTAAGCGCCATAGACATAGATATGAAATCAACAAAGACTACATTCCAGAGTTTGAAAAGAAAGGATTGATATTTTCTGCATATAGTGACGGAGGCAAAAGAATGGAGATGTTAGAAATCCCATCCCATAAATTCTATCTCGGAGTTCAATTCCACCCAGAATTTAACAGTAGGCCCGGATTTCCAGAAGAGTCATTTTCAGCATTTCTTAAAGCAGCATCTAAAAAATAA
- the speB gene encoding agmatinase codes for MSFLDLYMNKNPLITASDDDSEPVATIFGIPFDATHSYKPGCRFGPDSIRDSFNNIEIFHPELGIDLETVNIEDLGNTRHTVVASEMIDMIKKITTELVSKQRQLFILGGEHSITYGTYTSFPKETGYVVFDAHYDLRDEFADIKLSHASYLRRIVEERGSENILHVGARAFVKEELEFLTENKIKTITDKEIRDGKGPGLLKDYVSTFDTLYSSFDLDVLDPAFAPGVGNPEAVGITSRELFDMIHTFKETKVTGVDIVELNPYHDNGSTASLAAKIISTLIAINLSQK; via the coding sequence ATGAGTTTTCTTGATTTATACATGAACAAAAATCCTCTGATAACTGCATCAGATGATGATTCTGAACCTGTTGCCACGATATTTGGAATTCCTTTTGATGCAACCCATTCTTACAAACCTGGATGTAGATTCGGTCCTGACTCTATTCGTGACTCTTTTAACAATATTGAGATTTTTCATCCTGAACTAGGAATTGATTTGGAAACTGTCAATATTGAAGATTTGGGAAATACTCGCCATACCGTTGTTGCATCAGAAATGATTGATATGATAAAAAAAATCACCACTGAGCTTGTTTCAAAACAAAGACAATTGTTTATTCTAGGTGGAGAACATTCCATTACATATGGAACGTACACAAGCTTTCCAAAAGAAACAGGATATGTTGTATTTGATGCACATTATGATTTAAGAGACGAATTTGCTGATATCAAACTAAGCCATGCATCCTATTTGAGAAGAATAGTTGAGGAACGTGGCTCTGAAAATATTTTGCATGTCGGTGCACGTGCTTTTGTAAAAGAAGAATTAGAGTTTCTTACTGAAAACAAAATCAAAACAATTACTGATAAGGAAATAAGAGATGGAAAGGGACCTGGTCTTCTAAAAGATTATGTTTCAACATTTGATACGCTTTATTCTAGTTTTGATCTTGATGTTTTAGATCCGGCATTTGCCCCTGGTGTTGGAAATCCAGAAGCTGTAGGCATTACATCAAGAGAACTTTTCGATATGATTCACACTTTCAAAGAAACTAAAGTAACCGGTGTCGATATTGTGGAGTTGAATCCATATCATGATAATGGCTCTACAGCATCTCTTGCTGCAAAAATTATCTCTACCTTGATTGCCATTAATCTATCTCAAAAATAA
- a CDS encoding 30S ribosomal protein S26e, whose protein sequence is MPLKRASRGRTKGGKGSSGVVQCTNCGQTVPKDKAKKVTSRLNLVEHTLAKELRAQGAYIASPTVLKHYCISCAIHFKILKIRSADSRRKRGKLR, encoded by the coding sequence ATGCCACTTAAGCGTGCAAGTAGAGGTCGTACCAAGGGAGGAAAAGGTTCCTCAGGAGTCGTACAATGCACAAACTGCGGACAAACAGTCCCAAAAGATAAAGCAAAAAAAGTAACATCCAGATTAAATCTGGTTGAACATACATTGGCAAAAGAGCTCCGTGCACAAGGCGCATACATTGCATCACCAACAGTTTTGAAACATTACTGTATATCATGTGCAATTCACTTTAAGATTTTGAAAATCAGATCTGCAGATAGCAGAAGAAAACGCGGTAAACTACGTTAG
- a CDS encoding PfkB family carbohydrate kinase, which produces MKLALFSHCAIDTITLDGNNYEQIGGASCYCGITAREFKFDVDLFTKFGPDFPKQYLSEHDIHFQNSESEKNTTKFAISITGSDRTLMLENECEQIDYFQSDADAHLVSPIYHEISDEVFKKIKNDSNFLFVDPQGFLRRKDSKNNIFLDKTDLDLSDVDAIKVNPEESQQIVNGTHDEMMLALQKKGVEHVILTNKTNVSLLVKDKIYSITLPNRQIYDTTGIGDIFCAAFTCTMLKEKDFLWALCFAGGAAQAALESNKVGLQKIPKKGAIQNNASYFYNLVKFRDI; this is translated from the coding sequence ATGAAATTAGCTCTTTTTTCTCATTGTGCAATTGATACAATAACACTTGATGGGAATAATTACGAGCAAATAGGTGGTGCCTCTTGTTATTGTGGAATTACTGCAAGAGAATTCAAATTTGATGTAGATTTGTTTACAAAATTTGGCCCTGATTTTCCCAAACAATATCTATCTGAACATGACATCCATTTTCAAAATTCTGAATCTGAAAAAAACACGACAAAGTTTGCAATATCTATTACTGGCTCAGACAGAACATTGATGCTAGAAAATGAATGTGAGCAAATAGATTATTTCCAATCTGATGCAGACGCTCATCTTGTCAGTCCAATATATCATGAAATTTCTGATGAAGTTTTTAAAAAAATTAAAAATGATTCAAACTTTCTTTTCGTAGATCCTCAAGGATTCCTAAGACGAAAAGATTCCAAAAATAATATCTTTTTAGACAAAACTGATCTTGATTTATCTGATGTTGATGCAATCAAGGTCAACCCTGAAGAATCCCAACAAATTGTTAATGGAACTCATGACGAAATGATGTTGGCACTACAAAAAAAAGGAGTTGAACATGTGATATTGACAAATAAAACTAACGTGTCATTATTAGTTAAAGACAAAATTTATTCTATCACTTTGCCTAATCGGCAAATCTATGACACTACTGGCATAGGTGATATTTTTTGTGCTGCATTTACTTGTACCATGCTTAAAGAAAAAGACTTTTTGTGGGCTCTATGTTTTGCAGGTGGTGCTGCTCAGGCTGCATTAGAATCCAATAAAGTTGGTTTACAAAAAATCCCCAAAAAAGGAGCAATCCAAAATAATGCCTCTTATTTTTACAATTTGGTAAAATTCCGAGACATATGA
- a CDS encoding NAD(+)/NADH kinase — protein MQIGIYGSGTAESAAKNIKKILDDSGIDSFTITKSKNKLADCIIVLGGDKGVRNYFHRTFDSTLPVLGISEGEASGFLAQIDLREFSTYVNVLKKQKYTIEEVPRLGVKIDGKNVYPVLNDVAVFSSKSAMLMEHTLRVNGEEVWHDNSDGIIVSTPIGSSAYSMSAGGPVLFQDSAVFEIISVNSLDVTRRPIIVSNDSSIVIDDISARLHCEVVLDGLDRYKVNNTVECTQFFPPAKIIRLKKNSTAISALAKKVHLAEELLSMPPSSKLLLKTLEYEGALTQKDLANKTLLPDRTVRLALSHLLKKGYVKKKVSIRDARQKIYEISKIE, from the coding sequence ATGCAAATAGGTATCTATGGTTCGGGAACTGCCGAATCAGCTGCAAAGAATATTAAAAAAATTTTAGATGATTCTGGAATTGATTCATTTACTATTACAAAATCTAAGAATAAACTTGCTGATTGTATTATCGTTTTAGGTGGTGATAAAGGAGTCCGAAATTATTTTCATAGAACATTTGATTCTACATTGCCTGTATTGGGAATCAGTGAGGGTGAGGCAAGTGGATTTTTAGCCCAAATAGATCTTAGGGAATTCTCAACATACGTTAATGTTTTAAAAAAACAAAAATACACAATAGAGGAAGTTCCTAGACTTGGAGTAAAGATTGATGGGAAAAATGTCTATCCTGTGCTAAATGACGTAGCGGTATTTTCTTCAAAAAGTGCAATGTTGATGGAGCATACTCTTAGAGTAAATGGAGAGGAAGTATGGCACGATAACAGTGATGGAATAATTGTGTCTACTCCAATAGGTTCTTCTGCATATTCAATGTCTGCAGGCGGTCCTGTATTGTTTCAGGACTCTGCTGTCTTTGAGATCATCTCAGTTAACTCATTAGATGTGACAAGAAGGCCCATCATTGTATCTAATGATAGTTCTATTGTAATTGATGATATTTCTGCAAGATTACACTGTGAGGTGGTGTTGGATGGATTGGATAGATACAAAGTAAACAATACTGTAGAATGCACACAGTTTTTCCCTCCTGCAAAAATTATCCGTTTAAAGAAAAACTCTACTGCAATTTCTGCACTTGCAAAAAAGGTTCATTTGGCAGAAGAATTATTGAGTATGCCTCCAAGCTCAAAATTACTTTTGAAAACTCTAGAGTATGAGGGGGCACTCACACAAAAAGACTTGGCAAACAAAACTCTATTGCCTGATAGGACAGTCAGATTGGCATTGAGCCATTTGCTCAAAAAAGGATATGTAAAAAAGAAAGTTTCCATCAGAGATGCCCGACAGAAGATATATGAAATTTCAAAGATTGAGTAA
- a CDS encoding threonine--tRNA ligase: MRILQLHCDHIEYTPTKKEIKSAEDIADPQTTRLEELVVVFVAIEDGDDSSVAQNAISQIKSSMEKIGCKKLLLYPYAHLSSNLAKPSTAMSLLKEMEDGASELDVSHSPFGWTKSYKIQVKGHPLAESSKVVTKDSSGLKPDDEITSDALKGESKIRSYWKILSPDGTMTNIGDFDFSKHKKLEILAKYESAKIRKVDQPPPHVALMKKMGIADYEPASDSGNMRFYPNGRLIKSLIERYVTDRVKEYGGYEVETPIMYDSEHPSMVSYFNRFPARQYNIDSEGKKLFLRFAACFGQFLMANQYQLSYKTLPFKLYELTRYSFRREQSGELVGLRRLRAFTMPDCHAFCKDMKQAVDEIKIRFDLSQSVLRELGINETDYDMAIRFTEDFYNENKSAIEELVKKHGRPVLVEMWKEKFFYFVLKWEFNFIDGLGKASALSTDQIDVENGKRYGIDFVDENNMKQNPIILHNSPSGAIERIIYALLEKAAKDSYEGRKPQFPLWLSPTQVRIIPLKEEFNEFTETLADKISTHDVRVDIDDRNESIGKRIREAEKEWIRYILVIGDKEANSQNLSIRDRQTGDVREISFDDFIKEIDEQTKGKPFTGLNLPKHLSKRPNLMV, translated from the coding sequence ATGCGTATATTGCAATTACACTGTGATCATATTGAGTATACTCCTACAAAAAAGGAGATAAAATCTGCCGAAGATATTGCAGATCCTCAGACTACTCGATTAGAGGAGCTTGTAGTAGTTTTTGTAGCAATCGAAGATGGTGATGATTCTTCTGTGGCACAAAACGCAATATCTCAAATTAAATCATCTATGGAAAAAATTGGATGCAAAAAATTATTGTTATATCCATATGCTCATCTTAGTTCTAATCTTGCAAAACCATCAACTGCCATGAGTTTGCTAAAAGAGATGGAAGATGGTGCATCAGAACTTGACGTATCTCACTCTCCATTTGGTTGGACAAAATCATACAAAATTCAAGTAAAAGGACATCCTCTTGCAGAAAGCTCTAAAGTTGTAACAAAAGACTCATCTGGTTTAAAACCTGATGATGAGATTACTTCAGATGCTCTTAAAGGTGAATCTAAAATTCGCTCGTACTGGAAAATACTTTCTCCTGATGGAACAATGACTAACATTGGTGATTTTGATTTTTCAAAACATAAAAAATTAGAAATTTTAGCAAAATATGAATCCGCAAAAATTCGCAAAGTAGATCAACCTCCGCCACATGTTGCATTGATGAAAAAAATGGGCATAGCTGATTATGAACCTGCATCTGATTCTGGTAACATGCGATTCTATCCAAATGGGCGTCTAATCAAATCATTGATTGAACGATATGTTACTGATAGAGTTAAGGAATATGGTGGGTATGAAGTTGAAACTCCAATCATGTATGATTCTGAACATCCAAGTATGGTAAGTTATTTTAATCGATTTCCCGCCAGACAGTACAATATAGATTCAGAAGGGAAAAAACTTTTTTTGAGATTTGCTGCATGTTTTGGACAATTTCTCATGGCTAATCAATATCAATTATCCTACAAGACATTACCTTTCAAACTCTATGAACTTACTCGCTATAGTTTTAGGAGGGAACAATCTGGAGAGCTAGTTGGATTAAGACGTCTAAGGGCATTTACCATGCCTGACTGTCATGCATTTTGTAAAGATATGAAGCAAGCAGTTGATGAAATCAAAATTCGATTTGATCTTTCTCAAAGTGTTCTTAGAGAACTTGGAATCAATGAAACTGATTATGACATGGCAATTAGATTTACTGAGGACTTTTACAATGAAAATAAATCTGCAATCGAAGAACTAGTAAAAAAACATGGACGACCTGTATTGGTTGAAATGTGGAAAGAGAAATTCTTTTACTTTGTGTTGAAATGGGAGTTTAACTTTATTGACGGTCTTGGGAAGGCATCTGCTTTATCGACAGATCAGATTGATGTTGAAAATGGAAAAAGATATGGAATTGACTTTGTTGATGAAAATAATATGAAACAAAACCCAATTATTTTACATAATTCTCCTAGTGGTGCAATTGAGAGAATCATTTACGCCTTATTGGAAAAAGCTGCAAAAGATTCCTATGAAGGACGTAAACCACAATTTCCTCTTTGGTTGTCCCCTACACAAGTTAGAATCATTCCTCTCAAAGAAGAATTTAATGAATTCACTGAAACTCTTGCTGATAAAATTTCTACACATGACGTACGTGTTGACATTGATGACAGAAATGAAAGTATTGGAAAAAGAATCCGGGAAGCTGAAAAAGAGTGGATTAGATATATCCTGGTAATAGGCGATAAAGAAGCAAATTCACAAAACCTTAGTATTCGTGATAGGCAAACAGGAGATGTGAGAGAGATTTCGTTTGATGATTTTATTAAAGAAATTGATGAGCAAACCAAAGGAAAACCTTTCACCGGTTTGAATTTGCCAAAGCATCTCTCAAAGAGACCTAATTTGATGGTGTAA
- a CDS encoding CDP-alcohol phosphatidyltransferase family protein: protein MLNNLRDALRPTLEKIGKGFAATGLSANFWTFVGLGFALVSAIVYGMGIEFGLIIGGILLLVSGFFDMVDGQVARVTGKTSKKGEYLDSMFDKIAEVAIFLGILVGGYAEPYLVLLAITLSLLVSYARAKSDIINIKLQGIGIGERAERLLVIAIIGIIGFMDYAVIIVVIIAGITLIQRMIFTAKNIKE, encoded by the coding sequence GTGTTAAACAATCTTCGTGATGCCCTGAGACCGACTCTTGAAAAAATAGGTAAGGGATTTGCAGCAACAGGACTGTCTGCTAATTTTTGGACATTTGTAGGTCTTGGGTTTGCATTAGTTTCTGCAATTGTTTATGGAATGGGAATTGAATTTGGATTAATTATTGGTGGTATACTCTTACTTGTTTCGGGATTTTTTGATATGGTTGATGGACAAGTAGCGAGAGTTACTGGAAAGACATCGAAAAAAGGAGAGTATCTTGATTCAATGTTTGATAAAATTGCTGAAGTTGCAATCTTTTTAGGAATTTTGGTTGGAGGTTATGCAGAACCATATCTCGTATTGCTTGCAATTACATTGTCTTTGCTGGTAAGCTATGCAAGGGCAAAATCTGATATCATCAACATCAAACTTCAAGGTATTGGAATAGGTGAAAGAGCTGAACGACTTTTGGTGATTGCAATTATTGGAATCATTGGTTTTATGGATTATGCAGTAATCATTGTGGTAATCATTGCCGGAATCACTTTGATTCAAAGAATGATTTTCACTGCAAAAAACATTAAAGAATGA